A window from Pseudomonas alloputida encodes these proteins:
- the trbF gene encoding conjugal transfer protein TrbF: MRFKRPQVRYADTPQPATPYQAAAQVWDDRIGSARVQAKNWRLMAFGCLVLALLMAGGLVWRSAQSIVTPYVIEVDQAGQVRAVGEAATPYRPGDAQIAHHLARFVTLVRSLSIDPIVVRQNWLDAYDYTTDKGAAVLNDYARTNDPFARIGKESVTVQITSVVRASDTSFNVRWTEQRYVNGAPAGTERWNAVLSTVLQTPRTEQRLLKNPLGIYVNGLSWSRELDSSEGAKP; this comes from the coding sequence ATGCGATTCAAACGACCGCAGGTGCGCTACGCCGATACGCCGCAGCCTGCCACCCCGTATCAAGCCGCCGCCCAGGTGTGGGACGACCGTATCGGCTCCGCCCGCGTGCAGGCGAAGAATTGGCGCCTGATGGCCTTCGGCTGCCTAGTGCTCGCGCTGTTGATGGCCGGCGGCCTGGTGTGGCGCTCGGCGCAGTCCATCGTGACGCCCTATGTCATCGAGGTCGATCAAGCCGGGCAGGTGCGCGCCGTGGGAGAGGCCGCCACGCCGTACCGGCCCGGCGACGCGCAGATCGCGCACCACCTGGCGCGCTTCGTGACGCTGGTTCGCTCGCTGTCCATCGACCCCATCGTGGTGCGGCAGAACTGGCTCGATGCCTACGACTACACCACCGACAAGGGCGCGGCGGTGCTCAACGACTACGCCCGCACCAATGACCCATTCGCCCGCATCGGCAAGGAATCGGTAACGGTGCAAATCACCAGCGTGGTTCGCGCGAGCGACACGTCTTTCAACGTGCGCTGGACAGAGCAGCGCTATGTCAACGGTGCGCCCGCCGGCACCGAACGCTGGAACGCCGTGCTTTCGACCGTCCTGCAAACCCCGCGTACTGAACAGCGCCTGCTCAAGAACCCATTGGGTATCTACGTCAACGGCCTGTCATGGAGCCGCGAACTGGATTCTTCCGAAGGAGCCAAACCATGA
- the trbG gene encoding P-type conjugative transfer protein TrbG: MKLRFRLYVVPLTLLALAGCASQGKPPPSISLDETVLAQPLPEPPKPVEVVAVPEPLALPAQLKPLPELDEAPVAPEPADEKVRVSRANAEARIAPTREGYVNAIQVWPFTDGALYQVYASPGRVTVVSLQPGEELVTVAAGDTVRWIVGDTSSGGGADLRVNVLVKPIRSGLKTNLVITTSRRTYLLELTSTERAWMASVSWDYPKDRMLALQRQAQAAQATTPVDTGLSLDKIRFRYAVSGSNPPWKPLRAFDDGEKVYIQFPPGIAQGELPPLFVIGAQGDGQLVNYRFRSPYYVVDRLFGAAELRLGGDGGDVVRIERTDGVARRN, encoded by the coding sequence ATGAAACTTCGTTTCCGCCTTTACGTTGTTCCTTTGACGCTGCTGGCCCTCGCGGGCTGCGCCTCGCAGGGGAAGCCGCCGCCATCCATCTCGCTCGACGAGACGGTGCTGGCCCAGCCGTTGCCCGAACCGCCCAAGCCCGTCGAAGTCGTCGCCGTCCCTGAACCGCTGGCGCTGCCGGCGCAGTTGAAGCCCCTGCCGGAACTCGATGAGGCCCCCGTTGCGCCGGAGCCGGCCGACGAAAAGGTGCGCGTTTCCCGTGCCAATGCAGAAGCGCGTATCGCGCCTACCCGTGAGGGCTACGTCAACGCGATTCAGGTGTGGCCGTTCACCGATGGCGCGCTTTATCAGGTCTATGCGTCGCCGGGGCGCGTGACGGTGGTTTCGCTTCAACCGGGCGAGGAACTGGTAACGGTCGCCGCCGGCGATACCGTGCGCTGGATCGTGGGCGACACGTCCAGCGGCGGCGGGGCCGATCTGCGCGTCAATGTGCTGGTCAAGCCTATCCGCTCCGGTCTGAAAACCAATCTCGTCATCACCACCAGTCGGCGCACCTACCTGCTGGAGCTGACCTCGACCGAGAGGGCATGGATGGCGTCGGTGTCCTGGGACTATCCGAAAGACCGAATGCTCGCGTTGCAGCGCCAGGCGCAGGCAGCGCAGGCAACAACGCCTGTCGATACGGGCCTGTCGCTGGACAAGATCCGCTTCCGCTACGCGGTATCGGGCAGCAACCCGCCGTGGAAGCCTCTGCGCGCCTTCGATGATGGAGAGAAGGTCTATATCCAGTTCCCGCCGGGCATCGCCCAGGGCGAGCTGCCGCCGCTGTTTGTCATCGGCGCGCAGGGCGACGGGCAACTGGTGAACTACCGTTTTCGCTCGCCGTACTACGTCGTGGATCGCCTGTTCGGCGCGGCCGAACTGCGGCTGGGCGGCGATGGCGGCGACGTGGTGCGGATCGAGCGCACCGATGGTGTTGCACGGAGGAACTGA
- a CDS encoding TrbI/VirB10 family protein, with amino-acid sequence MSQDDTPDLAAPQADKVAPEAVALRAQPRPVTRLNRRSLAILAGVLAVAVLGALMWSLQPHRRSTGEQTELYNVDRVSKSEGLDALPTDYSKLPPALLPAVPELGPPLPGDLGPAIVKSQQPATAAYAAPGHDPNDALRKEAEAAAASSVFFRSGGQNAAPVAQTQVAAAPGFAANAAFDPLAAGPASTAAQPADPTAVQNRQDQKEAFMKAGPTETRNSGNLTLPISPYQVMAGTVVAGALVTGIKSDLPGDVIATVTEPVYDTATGRFLLIPQGSRILGKYNSQVSYGQSRVQVVWNRIILPDTSSLTLDNLAGTDPAGYAGLEDDVDYHWGRIFAGAALTTLLGVGAELAAPENRQDGDRVIIAGRDSAQDSINQVGQEMTRRNLNIQPTLTQRPGLPVRIIVNRDLVLRPYQPLFFNRGTSR; translated from the coding sequence ATGAGCCAGGATGACACTCCCGACCTTGCCGCGCCGCAGGCGGACAAGGTGGCGCCGGAGGCAGTGGCGCTGCGCGCCCAGCCGCGTCCAGTCACACGCCTGAACCGGCGCTCGCTGGCCATCCTTGCCGGCGTCCTAGCGGTCGCCGTGCTCGGCGCGCTGATGTGGTCGCTGCAACCTCATCGACGCAGCACAGGCGAGCAGACCGAGCTTTACAACGTCGATCGCGTGTCAAAGTCGGAAGGACTGGATGCGCTGCCGACGGACTATTCCAAGCTGCCGCCGGCGTTGCTGCCTGCCGTTCCCGAACTAGGGCCACCGCTGCCGGGCGATCTTGGCCCGGCTATCGTGAAGTCGCAGCAACCGGCGACGGCTGCCTACGCGGCCCCCGGTCACGACCCGAACGATGCCCTGCGAAAAGAAGCCGAGGCGGCCGCGGCCTCGTCCGTGTTCTTCCGCTCGGGTGGGCAGAATGCGGCGCCGGTAGCGCAGACACAGGTGGCCGCTGCGCCGGGCTTCGCCGCCAATGCGGCGTTTGACCCGCTGGCGGCCGGGCCGGCCTCCACGGCGGCCCAACCTGCTGACCCGACAGCGGTGCAAAACCGGCAAGACCAGAAAGAGGCTTTCATGAAAGCTGGCCCCACTGAAACCCGTAATTCCGGCAATCTGACTCTGCCAATTTCGCCGTATCAGGTTATGGCCGGAACAGTGGTCGCAGGTGCCTTGGTGACGGGCATCAAGTCGGACTTGCCCGGCGACGTGATCGCCACGGTGACGGAGCCGGTCTATGACACAGCCACCGGGCGCTTCCTGCTGATTCCGCAGGGTTCGCGCATCCTGGGCAAATACAACAGCCAGGTCAGCTACGGGCAGAGCCGCGTTCAAGTCGTCTGGAACCGGATCATCCTGCCGGACACGTCTTCGCTCACGCTCGACAACCTGGCCGGCACCGACCCAGCCGGCTATGCCGGGCTGGAGGACGATGTGGACTACCACTGGGGCCGCATCTTTGCCGGTGCGGCACTCACCACGCTGCTGGGCGTCGGTGCCGAGCTGGCCGCGCCGGAGAACCGGCAGGATGGTGATCGCGTCATCATCGCTGGGCGCGACAGCGCGCAGGACAGCATCAATCAGGTCGGCCAGGAGATGACCCGGCGCAACCTCAACATCCAGCCGACCTTAACGCAACGGCCGGGCCTGCCGGTTCGCATCATCGTCAACCGGGATCTGGTGCTGCGGCCGTACCAGCCGCTGTTCTTCAACCGGGGGACTTCACGATGA
- a CDS encoding DUF2274 domain-containing protein — MSTTKKLRLGPLPKTESTKLTFVCPTSLKVDLDRYAALHAQAYGEAVDAATLIPHMLEAFMAGDRGFRKGTATRSTPPKPP, encoded by the coding sequence ATGAGCACGACCAAGAAGCTGCGGCTCGGCCCGCTGCCGAAGACCGAGAGCACCAAGCTGACTTTCGTTTGCCCGACCAGCTTGAAAGTCGACCTCGACCGCTACGCCGCGCTACACGCGCAGGCGTATGGCGAGGCCGTTGATGCGGCGACGCTGATCCCGCATATGCTGGAAGCGTTCATGGCGGGGGATCGAGGATTCAGGAAGGGCACGGCGACCCGCAGCACACCACCGAAGCCGCCATGA
- a CDS encoding LysR substrate-binding domain-containing protein produces MNYRHLTPSMSLLLAFEAAARHESYTRAAAELSLTQSAVSRQVQALEQQLGLTLFRREGRQVQLTDVGRLYQRELSEALGRIRSATLQALAYQSGVGTLRLATLPTFGSKWLLPRLHAFYSAHPGMLVHIHSRIETINFDTSEIDAAIGVASHDLPGLVCHRLHAEELVVILPPEAGVGSQGWSPARISEEVLLNVANNPHAWGEWFSHHGLPHRAMRLGPSFELTSHLIQAVRAGIGIGLVPRILVEEELAKGELYSPGVAFASQRSYYLIYPPRNEALPSLRAFRGWLLEQI; encoded by the coding sequence ATGAATTACCGCCACCTGACCCCATCCATGTCACTGCTGCTGGCTTTCGAGGCCGCCGCCCGGCATGAAAGCTACACCCGCGCCGCCGCCGAACTGTCGCTGACCCAAAGCGCGGTCAGCCGCCAGGTACAGGCCCTGGAGCAGCAGTTGGGCCTGACCCTGTTCCGCCGCGAGGGGCGCCAGGTACAGCTGACCGATGTCGGCCGCCTGTACCAGCGCGAGCTGAGCGAGGCACTGGGGCGCATCCGCAGCGCCACCTTGCAGGCACTGGCCTATCAATCGGGAGTAGGCACGTTGCGCCTGGCCACCCTGCCAACCTTCGGTTCGAAATGGCTGTTGCCGAGGCTGCATGCGTTCTACAGCGCTCACCCGGGCATGCTGGTGCACATTCATTCACGCATTGAAACCATCAACTTCGACACCAGCGAAATCGATGCCGCCATCGGCGTGGCCAGCCACGACTTGCCGGGTCTTGTCTGCCATCGCCTGCATGCCGAGGAGCTGGTGGTGATCTTGCCGCCGGAGGCTGGCGTCGGCAGCCAAGGCTGGAGCCCGGCCAGGATCAGCGAAGAGGTGCTGCTGAATGTGGCCAACAACCCGCATGCGTGGGGCGAGTGGTTTTCCCATCATGGCCTGCCGCACCGGGCGATGCGGCTGGGGCCGAGCTTCGAGCTGACCTCGCACCTGATCCAGGCGGTACGTGCCGGGATCGGGATCGGGCTGGTGCCGCGCATATTGGTGGAGGAGGAACTGGCCAAGGGAGAGCTGTACAGCCCGGGGGTGGCGTTTGCCAGCCAGCGCAGTTATTACCTGATCTACCCGCCGAGGAATGAGGCACTGCCGTCGCTGCGGGCATTCAGGGGGTGGTTGCTGGAGCAGATCTGA
- the ydiJ gene encoding D-2-hydroxyglutarate dehydrogenase YdiJ, which translates to MIAQLSTVAPSANYPEFLEALRNSGFRGQISADYATRTVLATDNSIYQRLPQAAVFPLDADDVARVATLMGEPRFQQVKLTPRGGGTGTNGQSLTDGIVVDLSRHMNNILEINVEERWVRVQAGTVKDQLNAALKPHGLFFAPELSTSNRATVGGMINTDASGQGSCTYGKTRDHVLELHSVLLGGERLHSLPIDDAALEQACAAPGRVGEVYRMAREIQETQAELIETTFPKLNRCLTGYDLAHLRDEQGRFNLNSVLCGAEGSLGYVVEAKLNVLPIPKYAVLVNVRYTSFMDALRDANALMAHKPLSIETVDSKVLMLAMKDIVWHSVAEYFPADPERPTLGINLVEFCGDEPAEVNAKVQAFIQHLQSDTSVERLGHTLAEGAEAVTRVYTMRKRSVGLLGNVEGEVRPQPFVEDTAVPPEQLADYIADFRALLDGYGLAYGMFGHVDAGVLHVRPALDMKDPVQAALVKPISDAVAALTKRYGGLLWGEHGKGLRSEYVPEYFGELYPALQRLKGAFDPHNQLNPGKICTPLGSAEGLTPVDGVTLRGDLDRTIDERVWQDFPSAVHCNGNGACYNYDPNDAMCPSWKATRERQHSPKGRASLMREWLRLQGEANIDVLAAARNKVSWLKGLPARLRNNRARNQGQEDFSHEVYDAMAGCLACKSCAGQCPIKVNVPDFRSRFLELYHGRYQRPLRDYLIGSLEFTIPYLAHAPGLYNAVMGSKWVSQLLADKVGMVDSPLISRFNFQATLTRCRVGMATVPALRELTPAQRERSIVLVQDAFTRYFETPLLSAFIDLAHRLGHRVFLAPYSANGKPLHVQGFLGAFAKAAIRNATQLKALADCGVPLVGLDPAMTLVYRQEYQKVPGLEGCPKVLLPQEWLMDVLPEQAPAAPGSFRLMAHCTEKTNVPASTRQWEQVFARLGLKLVTEATGCCGMSGTYGHEARNQETSRTIFEQSWATKLDKDGEPLATGYSCRSQVKRMTERKMRHPLEVVLQYAQR; encoded by the coding sequence ATGATCGCCCAGCTGTCCACCGTTGCACCGAGCGCCAATTACCCCGAATTCCTCGAAGCCCTGCGCAACAGCGGCTTCCGCGGCCAGATCAGTGCCGACTACGCAACCCGCACGGTACTGGCCACCGACAACTCGATCTACCAGCGCTTGCCGCAGGCGGCGGTGTTCCCGCTGGATGCCGACGATGTGGCGCGGGTCGCCACGCTGATGGGCGAGCCGCGCTTCCAGCAGGTCAAGCTGACCCCGCGCGGTGGTGGCACCGGCACCAACGGCCAGTCGCTGACCGACGGTATCGTCGTCGACCTGTCGCGGCACATGAACAACATCCTCGAAATCAACGTGGAAGAGCGCTGGGTGCGGGTACAGGCCGGCACGGTCAAGGACCAGCTCAATGCTGCGCTCAAGCCGCACGGGCTGTTCTTCGCCCCTGAGCTGTCCACCTCCAACCGCGCCACGGTCGGCGGCATGATCAACACGGATGCCAGTGGCCAGGGCAGCTGCACCTACGGTAAAACCCGCGACCACGTGCTGGAGCTGCACAGCGTGCTGCTCGGTGGCGAACGCCTGCACAGCCTGCCGATCGACGATGCTGCGCTGGAACAGGCCTGCGCCGCGCCGGGCCGGGTCGGCGAGGTGTACCGCATGGCCCGGGAAATTCAGGAAACCCAGGCCGAACTGATTGAAACCACCTTCCCCAAGCTCAACCGTTGCCTGACCGGCTACGACCTGGCGCACCTGCGCGACGAGCAGGGCCGCTTCAACCTCAACAGCGTACTGTGCGGCGCCGAGGGCTCGCTGGGCTACGTGGTCGAAGCCAAGCTCAACGTGCTGCCGATTCCCAAGTATGCGGTGCTGGTCAATGTGCGCTACACCAGCTTCATGGATGCGCTGCGTGATGCCAACGCGCTGATGGCGCACAAGCCGCTGTCGATCGAGACGGTCGACTCCAAGGTGCTGATGCTGGCGATGAAAGACATCGTCTGGCACAGCGTTGCCGAGTACTTCCCGGCGGACCCCGAGCGCCCCACGCTGGGCATCAACCTGGTGGAGTTCTGCGGCGACGAGCCGGCCGAGGTCAACGCCAAGGTGCAGGCGTTCATCCAGCACCTGCAAAGCGACACCAGCGTCGAGCGCCTGGGCCACACCTTGGCCGAAGGCGCCGAGGCAGTCACCCGCGTCTATACCATGCGTAAGCGTTCGGTCGGCCTGCTGGGCAACGTCGAAGGCGAAGTGCGCCCGCAGCCGTTCGTGGAGGACACCGCAGTACCACCAGAACAGTTGGCCGACTACATCGCCGACTTCCGCGCACTGCTCGACGGCTACGGCCTGGCCTACGGCATGTTTGGCCACGTCGATGCCGGCGTGCTGCACGTGCGCCCGGCACTGGACATGAAGGACCCGGTGCAGGCCGCGCTGGTCAAGCCGATTTCCGATGCCGTTGCCGCGCTGACCAAACGTTATGGCGGGTTGCTGTGGGGTGAGCACGGCAAGGGCTTGCGCTCGGAATACGTGCCCGAGTACTTCGGCGAACTGTACCCGGCGTTGCAGCGCCTGAAGGGCGCCTTTGACCCGCACAACCAGCTCAACCCGGGCAAGATCTGCACGCCACTTGGCAGCGCAGAGGGCCTGACCCCGGTCGATGGCGTGACCCTGCGCGGCGACCTTGACCGTACCATTGACGAGCGCGTTTGGCAGGACTTCCCCAGCGCCGTGCACTGCAACGGCAATGGCGCCTGTTACAACTATGACCCCAACGACGCCATGTGCCCGTCGTGGAAGGCCACCCGCGAACGCCAGCATTCGCCCAAGGGGCGCGCCTCGCTGATGCGCGAGTGGCTGCGCCTGCAGGGCGAGGCGAACATCGATGTGCTGGCTGCGGCGCGCAACAAGGTGTCGTGGCTCAAGGGCCTGCCGGCGCGTCTGCGCAACAACCGTGCGCGCAACCAGGGCCAGGAAGACTTCTCCCATGAAGTGTACGACGCTATGGCCGGCTGCCTGGCGTGCAAGTCGTGCGCCGGGCAGTGCCCGATCAAGGTCAATGTGCCGGATTTCCGCTCGCGCTTCCTCGAGCTTTACCACGGTCGCTACCAGCGCCCGCTGCGTGACTACCTGATCGGCTCGCTCGAGTTCACCATCCCCTACCTGGCGCACGCGCCGGGGCTGTACAACGCGGTGATGGGCTCGAAGTGGGTGAGCCAGCTGCTGGCCGACAAGGTGGGCATGGTCGACAGCCCGCTGATCAGCCGCTTCAACTTCCAGGCTACCCTGACCCGTTGTCGCGTTGGCATGGCCACGGTGCCGGCCCTGCGCGAGCTGACCCCGGCCCAGCGCGAGCGCAGCATCGTGCTGGTGCAGGACGCCTTCACCCGCTACTTCGAAACGCCGCTGCTGTCGGCCTTCATCGACCTTGCCCACCGCCTGGGCCACCGGGTATTCCTGGCGCCGTACAGCGCCAACGGCAAGCCGTTGCACGTACAGGGTTTCCTTGGCGCGTTTGCCAAGGCAGCGATCCGCAACGCCACGCAGCTCAAGGCCCTGGCCGATTGCGGTGTGCCGCTGGTGGGGCTGGACCCGGCGATGACGCTGGTGTATCGCCAGGAGTATCAGAAAGTGCCAGGCCTGGAGGGTTGCCCGAAGGTGCTGCTGCCGCAGGAATGGTTGATGGATGTGCTGCCCGAGCAGGCGCCTGCCGCACCGGGCAGCTTCCGCCTGATGGCGCACTGCACCGAGAAGACCAATGTGCCGGCCAGCACCCGGCAGTGGGAGCAGGTGTTCGCCCGTCTGGGGCTGAAGCTGGTGACCGAGGCCACCGGTTGCTGTGGTATGTCCGGTACCTATGGGCACGAAGCTCGCAACCAGGAAACGTCTCGGACCATATTCGAGCAGAGCTGGGCGACCAAGCTGGACAAGGACGGGGAGCCGCTGGCAACCGGTTATTCGTGCCGTAGCCAGGTCAAGCGCATGACCGAGCGGAAGATGCGTCACCCGCTTGAGGTGGTGTTGCAGTACGCTCAGCGCTGA